ACTTCTTCAGGAATAGATATTTCCATATCCTCTTTTACTTTAACTTGACATCCTAAGCGGTAGTTGTCCGTAATTTCTTTCTTTGAGAAGTGTGGCTCTTCAGTAGGAAGTATACTACCACCACCACTATGCACTTGACAAGTACATTGTATACAGGTACCACCACCACCACAAGCAGATGGTAAAAATATACCCTCATTACTCAAAGTATTTAATAAAGTAGAGCCTCCATCGACTTCAATTTCCTTTTCTCCGTTAATAGTAATTTTTACCTTTCCTGAAGGCATTAGTTTCGATTTGGCAAATAATAAAACACCTACTAAGGCGAAAATTACCAATAAGAAAATAGCTATACTTGAAACTATTGTTGTTGTACTTAATATTATCATTTGTGTGTTTGTTCTAAACGAATTATAATTTGATTCCCATAAAGCTCATAAACGCAATACCCATAAGACCTGTTATGATAAAGGTGATACCTAAACCTCTCAATGGTGCAGGTACGTGAGAGTAACGTATTTTTTCACGAATGGCAGCAATAGCTACAATAGCTAAAAACCAACCTATACCAGATCCTAAACCGAATACAGTAGCTTCGACTATATTAGTGTAGGCTCTTTCTTGCATAAATAATGAACCACCCAAAATAGCACAGTTAACAGCTATCAGTGGTAAGAAGATACCCAACGAGCCGTATAAGGCAGGCGAAAACTTCTCAACGATCATTTCTACTAATTGCACCATAGATGCTATAATGGCAATGAACATAATGAAGCTCAAAAAGCTCAAGTCCACATCAACGAAAGATTCGCTAAGCCAAACCAAGGCACCTTGCTTCAAAATAAAGTTCTCCAACAGGTAGTTGATAGGAATAGTAAACCCTAATACAAAGATTACGGCAAATCCCATACCTACTGATGTTTTTACTGTTTTGGATACTGCCAGATAGGAACACATTCCTAAAAAGTAGGCGAATATCATGTTGTCGATGAATATCGACTTGATAAATATATTTGCTAATTCTTGCATAGTATCAATATTAAGATTCGATTAAATCTCTGTTTTTCATTCGTTGTATCCAGATGATGATTCCTACTGTAACAAGTGCCATAGGAGGTAAAATCATCATACCATTGTTTTCGTAACCCATTTCATATAGCCCTATTTTCTCAAGTACAGGGTAGCCAAATAATGTTCCCGCGCCTAGCAACTCTCTAAAGAAAGCTACTGCTATAAGAATCCAACCGTAACCAAAAGCATTACCTAAACCATCAAGAAATGATTTCCAAGGGGTATTACCCAAAGCAAAGGCTTCAAGTCGTCCCATAATAATACAGTTGGTAATAATAAGCCCTACAAATACAGATAATTCCTTACTCACATCGTAAACAAAAGCTTTGAGAACTTGGTCAACTAATATTACTAGAGTCGCAATAACCACTAGTTGAACGATAATTCTTATTCTTGAAGGGATTAAATTTCTCATTAACGATACCACTACATTGGCAACTGACATGACTACCAAAACAGATAAAGCCATTACTATAGCTGGTTTCAATTGAACTGTAATCGCCAAAGCAGAACATATACCTAATACCTGTGTAGTTACAGGATTGTTATCGTTCAATGGGTCAATTAATAGTTTTCTGTTTTTCTTAGAAAACAAAGCATCTTTCTTTTCGCTCATTATTGTATAGTATTTAAATTAAACGCCATCGTACTATCAACCATTAAGGTATCCGTTGACAGCTCTAACATTTCAGACATTTTGTTGTTGAAGAACGGTAGGTATTGAGCAAAGCGCTCCGCTAACATATCATTAACACCATCAGATGTTATGGTGCCTCCTGAAATACCATCCACAGCGTGCATATCGTCTTCTTTAGCACCACCTTTAACAACATTTATAGAAACTAGCTCTGTACCTTCAAATATCGTTTTGCCGATAAAAGGCTCTTGAAACCAACCTAGTGAAATTTCAGCTCCTAAGCCTGGCGTTTCTGATTTGTGGTCAAAAACAGCTCCTGATATAGTACTCATATCTTCTTTCAAAGCGATAAAGCCCCAAATAGGACCCCATAATCCTTTTCCTCTCATAGGTAGGATATATAACTTTTCTCCATCTTTCTCACTTTCAAAAACAGGTAGCAATTGTTGGTCTGCCGACTTCTTAAGCTCAACACCTAAATCGACAGTAAAAGCATCACCCTCAACCATTTCACCTTTGTTGTTTAAAACATAGGTGTTAATGATATTTTTTTCATAAGCTTTTGCCGCTTCTTCACGACTGACTTCAATACCAACAGTAGAAAGTATGTTTTGTTTCTTTTCCGATTCTACATTTTTATCTTGAAATGGTTTTAGGCTTATAGCGGCAACTGATAACAAAGTGGCTACCAATACAACCATAACTGCAGCAAAACCAAAAGTGTAGGAATTTTTATTTACATCCATAATATTAAGCGTTAGCTCGTTTTAATCTCTTTTTAATATTTCCTTGAATAACATAGTGATCCACCAATGGAGCAAAGATGTTCATCAGTAGAATAGCCAACATCATTCCCTCAGGATATGCTGGGTTAAACACACGGATAAGTATGGCAAAAACACCAATAAGGAATCCGTATATATATTTTCCTTTGTTCGTTTGTGATCCTGTAACAGGGTCTGTAGCCATAAATACAGCACCAAAAGCAAAACTTCCAATAATAAGGTGAATCTCTGCCGGTGTTGACATTAATTCATTCGCACCCCACATATTAAATAGTGTTGCCATAACAAAGCCACCTACAAAAGTAGAGAGTATAATTCTCCAACTTCCTATGCCGGTAGCAATAAGGATAATGGCACCTATCATGATAGCTATAAAAGATGTTTCTCCTACTGAACCTGGAATCAATCCTGTCATCATATCAAAAGGATTCCAAGATAGTGACTGCCAGTTGCTAGATGCTGCTAATTCTCCCAAAATAGTAGAACCTGAATGACCATCTACCATAGCATCGTGAACCCAAACTTTATCACCTGACATATATATAGGGTATGCAAAGAATAAAAATGCTCGTGCAGTAAGAGCAGGATTTAGAATATTCATTCCTGTACCACCAAACACCTCTTTACCAATAACCACAGCGAATATGACTGATATAGCCAACATCCACAAAGGCACATCGATAGGCATCGTGAGAGGAATTAACAATCCTGTTACAAGGTAACCTTCGTTAACAGAGTGACCACGATAAATTGCAAAGGCAAATTCAACCGCTAGTCCAACACCATAAGATACGATGATAAGGGGTAAAAACTTCCAAAATCCGAAAATGAAATTTTCGAATAAAGTTGCCGTTTCACCAATAGCCAAGTGGTATTGATAACCCACATTCCACATACCGAATAGTAAACACGGAATAAGAGCCACGATGACCATAAACATGGTACGTTTCAAATCGATTGCATCTCTAACATGAGCTCCTTTGTGAGTCGTGTGACCTGGCACAAACAAAAAAGTCTCAAAAGCATCGTATGCAGGATACAATTTTTCAAGTTTTCCACCTTTCTCAAAGTGAGGCTTTACTGAATCCAATAAATTTTTAAATAATTTCATAGTATATAATTCTAACTACATTCTTTTTTAACCAAATCTAAACCTTCACGAATGATGCTTTGCACTTCTATTTTAGAGGTACAAACAAATTCACAAAGTGCCATATCTTCAGCAGATACTTCATAGATACCTAACTGCTCCATAGTATCGATATCTTCAATCATACATGCTTTGATAAGCTGCATAGGATATACATCCATAGGCAATACTTTTTCGTACTGACCTGTAACTACATAGGCTCTTTCTTCGCCATTATAGTTAGTGTTCAAATTGTATTTCTTAGCAGGTGTTAACCATGAGAAATACGACTTAGACATAGAAAATTTATGTAAAGCAGGTGCTATCCAACCCAAGAACTCTTGATCGTTACCTTCAGGAATAACAGTAACCTGAGAATCATAAAATCCAATGTAACCTTCATCAGAAATTTGTGTTCCAGTAAGCACATTACCACTGATAAAACGATTGCTACCCGCTTTAATAGTATTCTCTGACAACATATTAGATATACAAGCACCAGAGATCGTTCTGTAATAACGTGGTCTATCTACTTGCGAACCCGTTAATGCTACCATACGTGACACATCGTACTTACCATCAGAAAACAAACGAGCAATAGTTAATACATCTTGTGGGTATAAATACCAAACCACATCGCCCTTATTAATAGGGTCTATATGATGCAATTGAACACCAACATTTCCTGCTGGATGTGGACCAGAAATTTTATTAATTTCTACACCCTTACAATCGGTAAATACTTTAGATGGATTCGTGTTACCATCTACATTTAAGTGAACCTTACAGTCTGTCAATTTCTTGAGAACCTCAATACCTACTTGAAATTCTTTATCTAAACCGTGTAAAACAAAATCGTTATCCGGAGCTAAAGGCGCCGTATCAAAAGTAGAAATGAAAATAGCTTTTGGATTATCTGACGGATTAGCTATAACATCAAATGGCTTTTGACGTATGAATGGCCAAACACCACTATCTAATAATCCTTTGATAATTTCCTCTCTCGAAGAATTCAAATCAAGTGAAAAGCTTTCGTAATTAATTTCTAAGTCGGCAGCAATTCTGACCTCCATAATTCTTCGCTTAGCACCACGCACAATTTCCGTTACTTCACCACTAACTGGCGATGAAAAACAAATGCGATCGTCATACTTATCAAAAAATAAACATGAACCTGCCTTAACTTTATCACCTTCTTTAACCACCATTTTAGGTGTCAAAGAATGAAAGTCAGTTGGTTTTATGCTAAATGTTTGAGATTGAGGAATACTGGCGTAAACTTTGTCGGCCTCCCCTTTAAGGTTTATGTTAAGGCCTTTTTTTAATCTGATATCTTTTGACATCTCTTTTGTATAAAAATTGTGATTTTCGGTCGCAAAAATATACATTTGTAATTAACTAAATGCACCTCATTTCAATAAGAATTTTTAATTTATAATGATTCTAAATAAGAAATAGGTTTCTTGGTTAAAATTAAATTGAAAATAAAACGAATTAGCGTTAATTTATAAAAAATAAGACTTTGAAAAATACTTTAACACTTTGTATCCTTTGCTGCGGAATACTTTTTTCCTGTGGTGGCTCTAAAAAGGCAACACAATTTGACGACTCGCTTTACGAGGATGAAAGCCTTAGTATTTCTGATACTATTACAGATATTAGTACAGACAGCCAAAACGAAAAATTAGCAAAAGAAAGTAAGCTCACTTATGAAAACGCTATTTACAAACCTTCAATTCATAGTGTCCAACTACACCCTTTACGTTTTGAAATGGGAAATCCGCTCATTCATATATCTTTTAAGGATAGCTTATTACTTTCTTTCGATGATTTGGCAAATGAGCCTCAAAACTATGCTTACACCTTTATTCATTGCAATGCCGATTGGACTCCGTCCGACCTTATGGAAAGTGAATATTTAGAAGGGTTTTACGAAGAACCTCTTGCCAACTATCAATTTTCTTTCAACACCATACAAAGCTATGTTCATTACCAAACGGTTATTCCTAGTTCAAATATGAGGCCTACCCTTTCAGGGAATTACCTACTCATTGTTTTTCCAGAAAACAATAAGGACAACCCTATCTTGAGTAAAAGAATGATGATAATGGACGAAAAGATATCCGTTAAAGGCAGCGTAAAACGAGCTACCGACCTTGAGCAACGCAACTACCAACACGAGATAGATTTCAGTATTTTCCATAGTGGCTACGAGATTGACAATCCTTTTGGTGACATTAAGCCTGTCATCACTCAAAATTCAAGATGGGACAATGCTATATACGGATTACAAGCTGTTTTCATTAAAGACGAAGAAATCGTTTACGATGATGAAGAAGACAACCTTTTTGATGGAGGTAATGAATACCGCTTTTTTGATATCCAAAGCTTACGCTACCTATCAGAGCGATTGGCAGATATTAGTTTTGAAGCAGACACCCATAAAGTAACTTTGAGAACAGACGAAGCTAGACGTTTTCAACGCTACTCCGGTTTAGTACAAGACATCAATGGAAAACGATTAATAAGAGTACAAGAAGGCTCAAGAAATGCCATTGAAGCTGACTACGCTTTTGTTCGTTTTACCTTGCCTTACGAGCACCAAGTAACGCATGGTGATTTATATGTATTTGGGCAAATTAGCGATTATGGTTTTCCAAAAAGTCATCGTATGACCTACAATGCAGAACAAAAACAATACGAAGCTAATATTTACCTTAAGCAAGGGTATTACAATTACGAATATATCCTTAAAAAAGACGAGGGAGGCAATATCAATAGATTTATTGAGGGCACTCACTACCAAACCGTTAACGATTACCACATTTACATATATCATAGACCAACAGGAGAATATTACGACCAGTTGATAGGAATTCAAAAACTGA
This genomic interval from Flavobacteriales bacterium contains the following:
- a CDS encoding NADH:ubiquinone reductase (Na(+)-transporting) subunit B, with the protein product MKLFKNLLDSVKPHFEKGGKLEKLYPAYDAFETFLFVPGHTTHKGAHVRDAIDLKRTMFMVIVALIPCLLFGMWNVGYQYHLAIGETATLFENFIFGFWKFLPLIIVSYGVGLAVEFAFAIYRGHSVNEGYLVTGLLIPLTMPIDVPLWMLAISVIFAVVIGKEVFGGTGMNILNPALTARAFLFFAYPIYMSGDKVWVHDAMVDGHSGSTILGELAASSNWQSLSWNPFDMMTGLIPGSVGETSFIAIMIGAIILIATGIGSWRIILSTFVGGFVMATLFNMWGANELMSTPAEIHLIIGSFAFGAVFMATDPVTGSQTNKGKYIYGFLIGVFAILIRVFNPAYPEGMMLAILLMNIFAPLVDHYVIQGNIKKRLKRANA
- the nqrC gene encoding NADH:ubiquinone reductase (Na(+)-transporting) subunit C, translated to MDVNKNSYTFGFAAVMVVLVATLLSVAAISLKPFQDKNVESEKKQNILSTVGIEVSREEAAKAYEKNIINTYVLNNKGEMVEGDAFTVDLGVELKKSADQQLLPVFESEKDGEKLYILPMRGKGLWGPIWGFIALKEDMSTISGAVFDHKSETPGLGAEISLGWFQEPFIGKTIFEGTELVSINVVKGGAKEDDMHAVDGISGGTITSDGVNDMLAERFAQYLPFFNNKMSEMLELSTDTLMVDSTMAFNLNTIQ
- a CDS encoding DUF5103 domain-containing protein translates to MKNTLTLCILCCGILFSCGGSKKATQFDDSLYEDESLSISDTITDISTDSQNEKLAKESKLTYENAIYKPSIHSVQLHPLRFEMGNPLIHISFKDSLLLSFDDLANEPQNYAYTFIHCNADWTPSDLMESEYLEGFYEEPLANYQFSFNTIQSYVHYQTVIPSSNMRPTLSGNYLLIVFPENNKDNPILSKRMMIMDEKISVKGSVKRATDLEQRNYQHEIDFSIFHSGYEIDNPFGDIKPVITQNSRWDNAIYGLQAVFIKDEEIVYDDEEDNLFDGGNEYRFFDIQSLRYLSERLADISFEADTHKVTLRTDEARRFQRYSGLVQDINGKRLIRVQEGSRNAIEADYAFVRFTLPYEHQVTHGDLYVFGQISDYGFPKSHRMTYNAEQKQYEANIYLKQGYYNYEYILKKDEGGNINRFIEGTHYQTVNDYHIYIYHRPTGEYYDQLIGIQKLTSKDLL
- a CDS encoding NADH:ubiquinone reductase (Na(+)-transporting) subunit D is translated as MSEKKDALFSKKNRKLLIDPLNDNNPVTTQVLGICSALAITVQLKPAIVMALSVLVVMSVANVVVSLMRNLIPSRIRIIVQLVVIATLVILVDQVLKAFVYDVSKELSVFVGLIITNCIIMGRLEAFALGNTPWKSFLDGLGNAFGYGWILIAVAFFRELLGAGTLFGYPVLEKIGLYEMGYENNGMMILPPMALVTVGIIIWIQRMKNRDLIES
- a CDS encoding Na(+)-translocating NADH-quinone reductase subunit A — its product is MSKDIRLKKGLNINLKGEADKVYASIPQSQTFSIKPTDFHSLTPKMVVKEGDKVKAGSCLFFDKYDDRICFSSPVSGEVTEIVRGAKRRIMEVRIAADLEINYESFSLDLNSSREEIIKGLLDSGVWPFIRQKPFDVIANPSDNPKAIFISTFDTAPLAPDNDFVLHGLDKEFQVGIEVLKKLTDCKVHLNVDGNTNPSKVFTDCKGVEINKISGPHPAGNVGVQLHHIDPINKGDVVWYLYPQDVLTIARLFSDGKYDVSRMVALTGSQVDRPRYYRTISGACISNMLSENTIKAGSNRFISGNVLTGTQISDEGYIGFYDSQVTVIPEGNDQEFLGWIAPALHKFSMSKSYFSWLTPAKKYNLNTNYNGEERAYVVTGQYEKVLPMDVYPMQLIKACMIEDIDTMEQLGIYEVSAEDMALCEFVCTSKIEVQSIIREGLDLVKKECS
- the nqrE gene encoding NADH:ubiquinone reductase (Na(+)-transporting) subunit E, with the protein product MQELANIFIKSIFIDNMIFAYFLGMCSYLAVSKTVKTSVGMGFAVIFVLGFTIPINYLLENFILKQGALVWLSESFVDVDLSFLSFIMFIAIIASMVQLVEMIVEKFSPALYGSLGIFLPLIAVNCAILGGSLFMQERAYTNIVEATVFGLGSGIGWFLAIVAIAAIREKIRYSHVPAPLRGLGITFIITGLMGIAFMSFMGIKL